In the Dehalococcoidia bacterium genome, CCATTGGTGGGAGTCCACGGAGATCGGCGATTAGGTGGGACCATGAGCGAGACTCCAACGTGCTTCAAAATTCCGGTCAAGCGTCCATCACTTAGTAATCCAGCGAATCTTGCGTTATTTGTCATGCTTTTCTCTGGAACTCGATTGGCCGCTACGCTTGCTCGGCCTCATCCTCCTGTCGTTCATCATTGGAATTCACTTCAGCGGTGCGCCAGCAATAACACTTGGCTTGGAGTCTCTACAAATAACGCTGCTGGGGACGTTCGCGATAGCGTACAAAGACATTGTCGAAGTACAAGTCCGAGGCCGGAATGATAAACCCTTGTTATGGATGCGCCTCCGTCACATGCGGCTGATGTTCGCTTTCCCGCTGCCTATTCCGGTCCCTCTTAGGTCTGTGTGGGTCCCCATAACGCCAGCGGACATTACTGAGCTCGTCACTCGCCTTGAAAAGCACATGCAGTCCCAACACGACTGAGCCCACAGACGACCAGAACGACCCCAGCGGCTTCGAGTACCTCGGCGCCGGCCCTCAGTCGCCGGCGGGTTCGGCGCTAGCTATCGCCTCGCGCTCGGCGTCTCGCAGCGCTGGCGGGGGCGCGCCGATGCGGTAGCGCCGCAGCTCCGGCAGCTTCACGGCGACGATGCCGACGACGGCAATGCAACCGGCGCCACCGCTGACCACCGCGATGGTCGCGTTGGTGGCGGCGGCGACGAGCCCGGACTCCAGCGCGCCGAGCTGGTTCGAGGCCCCGATGAACACCTGGCTCACCGCGCTCACGCGGCCGCGCAGCTCGTCCGGCGTCGAGAGCTGGATCGTCGTCTGGCGCAGGACGACGCTGAGCTGGTCGGCCATCCCGATGAAGGTGTAGGCGGCGAGCGAGAGCGGGAACCAGCGCGAGAGGCCGAACACGATCGTGCCGGCGCCAAACAAGGCGACCGTGATGAGAAGGGCGCGCCCGGTGTTCACGATCGGCGGCCGCACGAGCAGGCCGACGGCCATGAGGAAGGCGCCCATCTCGAACGACCCCTGGAGGACACCGTAACCCAGCGCACCCACGTCCAGGATGTCGGTGGCGTAGATCGGCAGGAGAGCCGTCGCGCCACCGAGGATCACGGCGAACATGTCCAGCGCCATCGCGCCGACTAGCACCTGCCGCCGCACGAAGTTCACCCCCTCGATGATGCCCTGCATGCTCACGGCCCGCCGCGGTCCAGCCTGGGGCCTGTAGCTGACCAACGAAACGAGGGTCAGCGAGCAGGCGATGAGCGCGACGTGGGCCAGGTAAGCCGCCTCCATGCCGCCCAGCTCGATGATCACGCCGGCGACGGTGGGGCCGGTCAGGAATCCAAGAGTGCGCATGGAGTTGCTGATACTCACCGCCTGCGTGAACTCGTCCGGCGGCACGAGAGAGGGCAGCAGCGAAGCGCCGGCCGGGTTCTCGAACGACGACCCCACGGCGACCACGACGACAAGCCCGAAGATCAGCGCCAGGCTCGTCCAACCGCCGGCGGTGGCCATCGTGAGCACCACGGCGCAGGCGAGCGGCAGGGTCTGGGCGGCGCGGACAATGTTGCGCCGGTTGTACGTGTCGGCCACGGCACCGCCGAGCAGGCTGAGGCCGAACGCGGGAAAGAAGCGCAACAGCCCGAGCAAGCCGAGGTTGAGGGCCGCCTCGCGCGTGTCCCCGGAGAGCAGGTTCACCTGCCAGGCCATCGAGGCCTGCAGGAGCGTCATTGCCGTGCCGCCGAAGAAGCGCTGGCCGGCGTAGAAGACGAAGGCGGGATGGCCCAGCGGCGCCAGGGGCCTGTGTCGCCCCTGGTCCTCGGTCACGTGGCGGTCACCCCTGAAGCTCCTTCCGTCGGGCCCCGTGAAGCCGGGACCGGCGTCGATAGCCTAACCTTATCGGGCGAAGGAGGACGGCGCCATCGCAAGCGAGAGCTGCCGACGGAGGAGGCGAGATGAGCGGACTGCGTGGCTTCTGCGAACGTCTATGGCTCGGCGAGGTCGACACGGTGTTCGAGGCGCATCCTGTCGCCACGCCGTATAAGGGCCGGGAGGCGGAGGAGCTGGAGGATGGCATCCTCTACTACAAGGGCCTGGCCTCGGCGACGACCATTGACACGGGCGATGGCCTGGTCATGCTCGACACGGGCGCCCGCAACGACGCCGAGCCTCTGTTCAAGGCCGTGCGGACCTGGCGGCCGCGCGCGAGGCTTGCGGCAGCAGTCTTTTCGCACCACCACGTCGACCACGTCTTCGGCGTCGGTCCCTTCGACGACGAGAGCGCGGCAAAAGGCGCGCCCCGCCCGGTCGTCTACGGTCACGAAGCCATCGGCGGCCATTTCGAGCGCTACAAGCGCACGCGCGGCTGGAACGGCGCCATAAACCGCCGCCAGTTCGCCGCGCCGGCGACGGTGCCCCTTGACTCGGCGATGCCGTGGCCAGCGGAGTACCGCTACCCGGATGTCTCCTTCAAGGACAGGCTGGCGTTCCGCCAGGGAAGCCTCACCTTCGAGCTGCATCACTGCCGCGGCGAGACCGAGGACGCCACGTGGACGTGGGTGCCGGAGAGAAAACTGCTCGCTCCCGGCGACCTTTTCATCTGGGCGGTGCCCAACGCCGGCAACCCGCAGAAGGTCCAGCGTTGGGCGGGCGAATGGGCGGCTGGCCTGCGGGAGATGGCGGCGCTCGGCGCGGAGGTGATGGTGCCGGGCCACGGCTGGCCGATCTTCGGCGCGGAGCGCGTCCGGGCGGCGCTCTCCGACACGGCCGCCTTCCTCGAGGACATAGAGGGCCAGGTGCTGGCTCTCATGAACCAGGGGGCGTCGCTGGACGCCGTCCTGCACTCGGTGCGCATCCCTGCGGAGGCAATTCAGAAGCCGTATCTCCGGCCCGTGTACGACCATCCTCAGTTCATCATCCGCAACGTCTGGCGATACTACGGCGGCTGGTACGACGGCGAGCCCGACAACCTTCTGCCCGCGCCTCGGAGTGAGCAGGCGCGCGAGTGGGTTGACCTGGCGGGAGGACTGGCGCGAGTCCTGGCCCGCGCCGACGCCCTGCGCGAGGCGGGCAACCTGCGCCTCGCCAGCCACGTGATCGAGTACGCCGTGCATGCCGAGCCCTCATCGCGCGAGGCGCACGACCTCCGCGCGGCGATCTACGAGGCCCGCGCGCGCCTGGAGACGTCGTCGATGGCCCGCAACCTCTTTCTGTTCGCGGCCGGGTCAAGCCGGCTCGGAAAGCGAGACGCCTTCGAGGCGGCGCCGTAATCAGCGGCGCCGGGCGCGTGCTGGTCTTCGTAGCGGGTGGCAGGCCGCCGCCGTCCAGTGGCGCCAGCGCGCCAAGCGCCCGAGGAGGTTGGGCGGCGCGGACGCAACGAGGTTGGAGCCCTTCGGCGCGGGCCGAGCCGCGGGGAAGGTAGCTACCGAACCAGCGGCGGACGGAGGCTACAGGGAGCCGGAAGCCTCGAAAATGCGGCCGAGCGCGACGATGAGGACGCCGACGATGGCAATGCCTACGAACTCGAGGATTACCGGGCCCCTCAGGTCGTCCGAGAGGTGATGTTGCACGAGACCGGAAGCCATGTAGAAGACAATGAGCAGGAAGACGGCGGCCAGGTAGCTCTCCAGCGGCAGGAAGTACAGCGCCCACCGCGCCTCCGCCACCACGAGGCCGACCACGGCGGCGTAGACCAGCGCCCGCACGGGGTCGGCTTCGGCCTCACGGAGCACCTCGACCGAGAGAAGGAGGGTCACGAGGCCGACGGCGACGGACGCCGGCACGAGCGAGACGTCGAAGGTGTAGGCGACGGAGTAGAAGGCGAAGGCCGTGAGGTAGGTGCCGATGTTCAGGACGAGTCGCGCCAACGGATACATGTGGTCCTGGACATCCACCGAGGCGTAGTCCGCGTACATGACGAGCGCCATCAACACGCAGCCGGCGAAGACGCCGGGCACGGCCCAGTAGCCCCGCAGCACATCCTCCATGAAGAGCCCCGAGCCGAGGGTGAAGAGCGCCGGCAGGAAGAGGAACGGCGCCGTGCCGGCGATGTCGCCCTGGAAGTCTCCCCGCGGGTGAGTGCGAAGGATGCCGTCGGCGGAGATGGTCACCAGGGCGGTCACCAGCAGGAGCATCCAGGAACGTGTGGGCTCGACCGCGAGGAACAGGAGCAGGCCAATGCCGTAGACGGCAACCAGGAGCGCCAGCCTGGAGGTCGGAGGGGTCGGGCGGGCCGAGGCGGCATGGTAGAGGTCGGGCTCGGGCGCAGACGGCTCGTAGTCGAGGTCGAACGCCTCCTCCAGGGCCGGCGTCAGGGCCTCGACGGCTTCTGGTCCTTCGACTTCGACCTCAGGGGCCGGCTGCTCGGCCTCTTCGCGGCTCCTGCGGCGGCGTGTCCGCCGCGGCGGGGCCACATGGGCCGGTTGTTCTTCGGGCGCCTGCACCATAGGGTTACCGCCGCTTCACGGCCTGGGCGATTGTAACGGGGGGAACAAAGGCGGGCAACTCGAGGAGAGCAGTCGCCGAGTGCCCGGGGCCTATGCGCAGAGGCTTACTCCTCCGCCCACAGCGGCTTTTCCAGGCCGAATAGCTCGGCGGCGTTGCGGTACCAGAGGAGGTCCTTCTCCTCCTCGGACAGGCCCAACTCCTCGAACATGCGCTCGAAGCGCTCGACGTGCTCATGAATCTCGTCCGCCGGGCAGTCGGAGCCGAAGATCAGCTTCTCGATGGGTATCTCCTTGCCGATGAGGCCGCGTTCCATGGCGTGGCGCTCGAGCGTACGGCCGCCGGACATGTCGAAGTAGACCCAGCGCCGCCAGCGCGCCACCGAAGCGGCCTCGTCGTAGTTACCGGTGCCGCCAAAGTGCGCGCCGATGATCTTGAGCCGCGGGAAGCGATTGGCGATGGTCTCCAGGTGGAAGGGCCGCATGTAGTTAGCTGACGTCTCGCGCCCACCGCGGAGGCCCATGGCCGGCTGGGGTTCCGGCTGTCCGGGCCGCCAGTTGCGCCGGGCCTCCTCGTAGTCCGCCCGCGCCTTCGCCATGGCCGCGTCCATCTCTCGCAGGCGCCTCGCCGACTCAGGGTCGCGCCGGGGATGGCGGGCAAGGAGGTCGATCCCGCCGCCGATGACGCCGCAGTGGAAGAGGATGGGCATGTCCAGTTCCTCGGCGGCCTTGTAGGCGGGGTTATGGTCCGGGTGGTCATAGGGCCGGGGCGTGCCGATCACCTTGAAGCCGCGGTACCCCATCCGGTGGAGCTGATATACGCGCTCGTAGGTGACCTCGGCAGGGTCGATGACGGCATGAGGCACGAAGAGGTCATCGTGCTTCATGGCGATCTCGAGCGACTGCTCATAGGTCAGGCCGAAGCGGCCGCCGCAGAGGAGGCTGGCCTTCACGGTACCGACCTCACGCAGCCGCTCAGCCAGGTGGTCGACGGCCTCCTGGGGCGTGCGCGGGCGCTGCTCGCCCTCGCTCGGCGCGCGCCCTCGCCCGCGGCGCCGGGACCGGGCATCCTCGGCTTCGGGCATGGTCGGCGGGGGCTGCATCCAGGGCGGGCCGCCCGGACCGCCCCGCGGGAAATGAACGTGGATGTCCCAGATTCTCGAAGGCATGCTCTCTCCAGACCTGCGGTTGTTGGTCGATTCTAGCTTGAAGGGGGCGAGAGGGCGTCTAAGCCCGCGCCCGCACTACGAGAACCGGCGCCGGGCCGTGCAGCATGCGGTCCGTCACGCTGCCGAGCACGGAGCGCAGCAGGCCGCCGCGACCATGCGAGGTCATGATCGCGAGGTCGATGGCGTTTTCCTGTTCGTAGACCCCGAGCTGTTCGGCGATCGGTCCGACGGGGACAGCCGTTACGGCATCTGGCACGCCGATGCGTTCCTTGAGCTCGCTAAGGTAGCCCTCGGCAGCTTCGCGCATGGCGTCGAAGAGGTCCGGGCCCAGGGCTATCGTCTCGCCCGACACGATGGGCAGCGGCACCACGCGCACCAGGTGCAGCCGGGCCGCGAAGGCCGCAGCCCAGGTCAGGGCAACGGGCAGTGCCCCTTCCGCCAGGCCGGAGCCGTCGAGAGGCACCATGATCTGGCGGAACGGCGGGACGGTGTCACGGCCGGCGGCCTGGGGCCCGATGACCAGGATGTTGCGGTCAGAGGTGTGCAGCACTTTGTCCGCGACGCTGCCGATCGCCCAACGGCCGATCCCGGAGCGGCCGTGCGTCGTCAGCACAAGCAGGTCGGCTTCCTCCTCGCGGGCAATCTCGACAATCTCGTCCGCGGGCACGCCGGTCCTGATCTTCTTCCGGACGGTGGCCCCGAGCTTGGCCCCGAGGTCGGCAACTGTCTTGTCCAGATACGCTTCGAGGAGGTTCAGCTCGCGCTGGATATGGGCCTCGGCGCCCCTGAGGCCTTCGGACTCGCGGTACGTCTCGACGATGCCGACGAGCATGACGTCGAGGTTGCCAAGGGCGCGCAAGAGCGGGATGTAGCGGAGCGATGCCTCGGAAAGGGCCGAGCCGTCGAGCGCGGCTATGACCTTGAGGTCGGGCAAATGGTTACTCCTTCTTCGCCCGGCGGGACGGGGCCTAAGGTGGCGCGGCCGGGAGTTGCTTCCTGCTGCACATATATACCTCAGCCATCGGGAAGGAGGCGAGTTCGACTCCTTCGGCACTGCGGCAGACGATTTTGTCGTCTCGCAAGGTCAGGAAGCTCACGCTGGGCAACACCACTCGCCGGCCGGTGCAGAGATAGACGACCATGCCAGCCCCCGTGCCTTCTTCCTCGGACTGCTGGGCGGACACGATGCCTCTCCTCCCAGATGCTAACGGGAGGCCGAGGAGTGGACTGAGTGCTGTTCGGCCCCTTCGGCAGGGACGGGCGGCCCTTATCGGCGCTCGGGCATGCGCCTGGCGATGTAGGCGGCGGCCTCGGAGCGGCGCTTGAGGTTGAGTTTGCTCAGGATGCTGGAGACGTAGTTCTTGACCGTCTTGTCGCTGAGGTAGATCTCGGCGGCGATCTCGCGGTTAGTCTTACCCTCGGCGATGAGCATCAGGATCTTCTGTTCCTGCTCCGTCAACTCGTTCTGCTTGTCACCCTTGGGTTGGGTGGCCATGGTGCGCATCTGGTCCATGACGCGCTGGATGACCTTCTGGTCCAGCAGCGATTCACCCTTCGCCACGGCCTCGACGGCGTCGGCGAGTTGCTGGCCGCGGGTCTGCTTGAGCAGGTAGGCAGAGGCCCCGGCCATGATCGAGGAGACGATAGCCTCGTCGTCGGCGTAAGAGGTCAGCATGATGAGCTTGGTGTTCGGCAGCTCGGAGCGGATATCGCGACAGGCCTCCACGCCGGAGCCGTCGGGCAAGCGCACGTCCATGACGACCACGTCCGGCTGCTTCAGGATCGCCTGCTCCACCGCTTCCTTGACCGTGGCCGCCTCGGCGATCACGGACAGCCCGGGGCGGCGGTTCAGGAGAGAGCGCAGTCCCTCACGGACCACGTCGTGGTCGTCCACGATCATCACGCGAATGTCGGCCATGGCTGCTGCACTCCCGTTCGGCTACTCACGGTACCAAAGTACACCTGTGCTACCCGTGTGGCAAACGTGTTTGTAACGATCTCTTCTAGTCGCGACTCTCGGCCGTCTTCTCGACTTCGATTGTGCAATTCGCGAGTAGGGCCACGAGGGCCCCGATAGCGGCGACCACCGGCGCCAGCACGGCCACACCGACGCCGACGGTCAGCGGGAACTCGGCGACCGTCCTG is a window encoding:
- a CDS encoding universal stress protein, with translation MPDLKVIAALDGSALSEASLRYIPLLRALGNLDVMLVGIVETYRESEGLRGAEAHIQRELNLLEAYLDKTVADLGAKLGATVRKKIRTGVPADEIVEIAREEEADLLVLTTHGRSGIGRWAIGSVADKVLHTSDRNILVIGPQAAGRDTVPPFRQIMVPLDGSGLAEGALPVALTWAAAFAARLHLVRVVPLPIVSGETIALGPDLFDAMREAAEGYLSELKERIGVPDAVTAVPVGPIAEQLGVYEQENAIDLAIMTSHGRGGLLRSVLGSVTDRMLHGPAPVLVVRARA
- a CDS encoding amidohydrolase family protein, translated to MPSRIWDIHVHFPRGGPGGPPWMQPPPTMPEAEDARSRRRGRGRAPSEGEQRPRTPQEAVDHLAERLREVGTVKASLLCGGRFGLTYEQSLEIAMKHDDLFVPHAVIDPAEVTYERVYQLHRMGYRGFKVIGTPRPYDHPDHNPAYKAAEELDMPILFHCGVIGGGIDLLARHPRRDPESARRLREMDAAMAKARADYEEARRNWRPGQPEPQPAMGLRGGRETSANYMRPFHLETIANRFPRLKIIGAHFGGTGNYDEAASVARWRRWVYFDMSGGRTLERHAMERGLIGKEIPIEKLIFGSDCPADEIHEHVERFERMFEELGLSEEEKDLLWYRNAAELFGLEKPLWAEE
- a CDS encoding response regulator transcription factor; the encoded protein is MADIRVMIVDDHDVVREGLRSLLNRRPGLSVIAEAATVKEAVEQAILKQPDVVVMDVRLPDGSGVEACRDIRSELPNTKLIMLTSYADDEAIVSSIMAGASAYLLKQTRGQQLADAVEAVAKGESLLDQKVIQRVMDQMRTMATQPKGDKQNELTEQEQKILMLIAEGKTNREIAAEIYLSDKTVKNYVSSILSKLNLKRRSEAAAYIARRMPERR
- a CDS encoding MFS transporter, coding for MTEDQGRHRPLAPLGHPAFVFYAGQRFFGGTAMTLLQASMAWQVNLLSGDTREAALNLGLLGLLRFFPAFGLSLLGGAVADTYNRRNIVRAAQTLPLACAVVLTMATAGGWTSLALIFGLVVVVAVGSSFENPAGASLLPSLVPPDEFTQAVSISNSMRTLGFLTGPTVAGVIIELGGMEAAYLAHVALIACSLTLVSLVSYRPQAGPRRAVSMQGIIEGVNFVRRQVLVGAMALDMFAVILGGATALLPIYATDILDVGALGYGVLQGSFEMGAFLMAVGLLVRPPIVNTGRALLITVALFGAGTIVFGLSRWFPLSLAAYTFIGMADQLSVVLRQTTIQLSTPDELRGRVSAVSQVFIGASNQLGALESGLVAAATNATIAVVSGGAGCIAVVGIVAVKLPELRRYRIGAPPPALRDAEREAIASAEPAGD
- a CDS encoding alkyl sulfatase dimerization domain-containing protein, with product MSGLRGFCERLWLGEVDTVFEAHPVATPYKGREAEELEDGILYYKGLASATTIDTGDGLVMLDTGARNDAEPLFKAVRTWRPRARLAAAVFSHHHVDHVFGVGPFDDESAAKGAPRPVVYGHEAIGGHFERYKRTRGWNGAINRRQFAAPATVPLDSAMPWPAEYRYPDVSFKDRLAFRQGSLTFELHHCRGETEDATWTWVPERKLLAPGDLFIWAVPNAGNPQKVQRWAGEWAAGLREMAALGAEVMVPGHGWPIFGAERVRAALSDTAAFLEDIEGQVLALMNQGASLDAVLHSVRIPAEAIQKPYLRPVYDHPQFIIRNVWRYYGGWYDGEPDNLLPAPRSEQAREWVDLAGGLARVLARADALREAGNLRLASHVIEYAVHAEPSSREAHDLRAAIYEARARLETSSMARNLFLFAAGSSRLGKRDAFEAAP
- a CDS encoding DUF4342 domain-containing protein codes for the protein MAEGRQTLSGSDIVEQVKKLVHEGNVRRVIVKQDDRTVAEFPLTVGVGVAVLAPVVAAIGALVALLANCTIEVEKTAESRD